In Akkermansia muciniphila, the DNA window ATACTGGCGGCATGAATCAGATCAGGGTTGAATTGATCAACACCGGTACGGAGATTTTGCTGGGGAGTGTTGTGAACACGAATGCCGCGTGGCTGGGCAACAGGCTGTTTGAAGCAGGGTTCCGCGTGGAGAGGCAGACCGTGGTTCCCGACGGCTATGCCATTAATGAGGCCATGAGGGAGAGCGCCCGGCGCGCGGATATTGTGATTGTGAGCGGAGGCCTGGGGCCGACAAGCGACGATGTGACCAGGGAAGCCCTGTGCGACGTGTGCGGCGTGGACATGCACCGTGACGAGCGTGTGGCGGAGGGGTTGAAGAGTTATTTTGAGCGCAGGGGGATTTCCATTGCGGAGTGCAATTTCAAGCAGGCCATGGTCCCGGACGGAGCCGCGGTGCTGGAGAATGCCAACGGAACGGCTCCCGGCCTGGTGATGCCTGCCAGCGGCTCCCTGCCCATGTTTATTTTATTGCCCGGGCCTCCGGGAGAGTTGAGGCCGATGGTGGAGCATTCCGTGATGCCGATGCTGGAAGACCTGGCGGAGAAGGATATTCCCCATTTGCGCGTTTTCCGCCTGGTGGGCATTGGGGAGAGCGATCTTCAGGAGCTGGTGGATGGTTCCCTGCACCAGGTGCCGGGGCTGGAGGTGGCGTATTGCGCGCGCATTGGAGAGGTGGACGTGCGCCTGGTGGGGGATGAGGCGGCTTTGAAACAGGGGGAGGCGCGCCTGCGCATCCTGGCCGGGGCTTATGTGCTGGCGCCCGCAGGGGCTTCCCTGGAGAAGGCCGTAGTGCTCCATCTGGCCGCCCAGGGGCTGAAGGTAGCGACGGCGGAGAGCTGTACCGGCGGCCTGATTGCCAAGAGGATTACGGATGTGCCGGGTTCTTCCGGAGTTTTTGAATTCGGCTGGGTGACTTATGCTGACCGGGCAAAGGAGAAGATGCTGGGAGTGCCGGAGGATGTTTTGAAACTCCACGGGGCGGTGAGCGAACCCGTGGCGAAAGCGATGGCGGAGGGCGCCCTGGACCGCTCCGGGGCGGATGTGGCTGTGGCTGTCAGCGGCATTGCAGGGCCGGGAGGCGGCACGCCGGAGAAACCCGTGGGCACCGTCTGGCTTGCCTGGGCTTTCCGGGGGGGAGAAACGCGGACGGAGATGATGCTTTATCCGCGGGACCGCGATTCTTTCCGGCGGATGGTTTCCCAGAAGGCCCTGGCCGGACTTCTGGACGCCAGAAGAAGGGAGGGCGTCACGGAATGAGGAACCACACGGGGAGTATTCCCGCCTCATGCAGGCCGCTGATGAATTCAAAGATGCCGATGAACCAGATGAACCACAGGGCGTCCACGATGTTGTGCGTAAACGTCGCGGGATTGACGGAGTAGGTGGCGGGCGGCGGCTTTAACCGGGAGAGGGAGGGAATGAAGGAAGGGACGTTCCGGCAGTAGTCCCGGTAGGCGTCTCCGAACAGGGAGATGAGCCGTTCCTGTTCCTTTTTAATGACGGACGGGTAATAGATGCCGAAGGCCAGCGCCGTCAGCAGCGGGATGGTGAAGGTTTCCGTGGCGCAGGCCACGCCTATGCCGCCGATGAAGCTGAAGAAGTAAAGCGGGTTGCGGCACATGGAGTACGGGCCTTCAATGACCAGGACGTTGTTTTTATATCCTGCAATATACAGGGAGCACCAGATGCGGCCAAAGGCGCCTATGCCGGCCATGAAGCAGGCCAGCAACATGAGGCTTTCTTCAATGAGCGGGGACATTTCCCAGCGGGATTCCCCGAAGAGAAGGGCGCAGCCGATGGCGAGACCGAAGAAGAGGGAGATGAGCGTGCGGAGGCGTTCGTTGAGTGATTTGGCGCGGGCTTCCATGATTTAAAGGAATGTAGTGGAAGCATCCTACGGCTCCGGAAAGTGGCATGAAGATATTTTCCGTGACGTTTCTGTCACAAGGGGCATGCAAAAAGGGCCGTGCGCCTTGAACGCACAGCCCTTGAGTAAAAGTAAAGGAGGTTTAAGGAATCAGGCGCGCCTGCGGCGCATCATCAGCGCAGCCAGCCCCAGCAGGCTGAGCGTGGCTGTGGCGGGTTCCGGAACCGCTCCCCCTACCACGTATTGTACCTTGATGGTGTTTCCATCCTTGTAAATGTAGTATTGGCCCTGGTGGTCAGCGGCGTTTCCTTCCATTTTGGCGGAGGCTTTGGTCAGGGAACTTCCGTCCTCTGCCAGGAATTCCCCCAGGGAAACGTCACCCCCGTCAAAGCCGCCGGAATTGATCAGCGTGCGCGTGACAAACTGGAATTCCCCCGCGGCTACATCCGTGGAGGTAGTTGCGAGAAGTCCGGAGACGGAGAAACTTCCCGCGCCCCACATTTTCTGGTCCACGTTCAGGATGCCGCCGATGCCGAAGACGAGCCTGGCGCCGTCGCCGCCCGGATCAATGCCGCAGACATTAAGGTTAAGGGTGCCGTCCAGGGTGATCAGGCTGCTTTTAAAATCTACTTGTCCCAGGCTCAGGGTGGAGCCGGTGCCCACGGTGACATTGCCCGTCCAGCGGGAGCCTCCCACGGTAACGGTGCTGTTGCCCGTCACGGTGATGCTGCCGCCGTCAGAGGTATCTACCAGGCTGCCGCTGACATTGATCGTGCCGGTGTTGGCAAAGATGACGTCAGGACCGGCATTGCCGTTGCGGTTCGGAACTCCATTGCTCCAGTTTCCGGCGTTGTTCACATCATAAGTATTGCCTTCCGTAGGGCCGGCTCCGCCAGTCCATGCAGTGACCATGCTGGCAGCATGGAGTCCGGTGCACAACCCGCAGAGCAGGGCGGCAATGGATAAAGTTTTTTTCATGTTGAAAACAGAGGTGTTTTTATTTGGAATGAGTTCAGACGAGACCGCCGGAATCGTTGCGAACCTATCGGATTAACAATCCGGAGTCAATGGTAAAATTTGGGTTGCAGAGGTTTATATGAAATATACATGCCCATAATGGAGAAAATCTTTGGGTATGTGTCGGATAGGCTTTTTTATTTACTCCCCGCAGTTTCTTGAATTTTACGGCGGATTCAAGTTAAAACTACCTTTCCCGGATTGTTAATCCGCAGAGAAAACGGCCAGGGAGGTTTTAGTTTATTCGTTTTCCTGGTCGTGCTCGTCCGCTTCGCGCGTGGAGAAGCGCATGAGTTCCGCTTCAAAGTGAAGCGGAACGTCCCCCGTGGGGCCGTTGCGGTTTTTAGCCAGGTGAAGGTTGGC includes these proteins:
- a CDS encoding methyltransferase family protein, with product MEARAKSLNERLRTLISLFFGLAIGCALLFGESRWEMSPLIEESLMLLACFMAGIGAFGRIWCSLYIAGYKNNVLVIEGPYSMCRNPLYFFSFIGGIGVACATETFTIPLLTALAFGIYYPSVIKKEQERLISLFGDAYRDYCRNVPSFIPSLSRLKPPPATYSVNPATFTHNIVDALWFIWFIGIFEFISGLHEAGILPVWFLIP
- a CDS encoding PEP-CTERM sorting domain-containing protein, which encodes MKKTLSIAALLCGLCTGLHAASMVTAWTGGAGPTEGNTYDVNNAGNWSNGVPNRNGNAGPDVIFANTGTINVSGSLVDTSDGGSITVTGNSTVTVGGSRWTGNVTVGTGSTLSLGQVDFKSSLITLDGTLNLNVCGIDPGGDGARLVFGIGGILNVDQKMWGAGSFSVSGLLATTSTDVAAGEFQFVTRTLINSGGFDGGDVSLGEFLAEDGSSLTKASAKMEGNAADHQGQYYIYKDGNTIKVQYVVGGAVPEPATATLSLLGLAALMMRRRRA
- a CDS encoding competence/damage-inducible protein A is translated as MNQIRVELINTGTEILLGSVVNTNAAWLGNRLFEAGFRVERQTVVPDGYAINEAMRESARRADIVIVSGGLGPTSDDVTREALCDVCGVDMHRDERVAEGLKSYFERRGISIAECNFKQAMVPDGAAVLENANGTAPGLVMPASGSLPMFILLPGPPGELRPMVEHSVMPMLEDLAEKDIPHLRVFRLVGIGESDLQELVDGSLHQVPGLEVAYCARIGEVDVRLVGDEAALKQGEARLRILAGAYVLAPAGASLEKAVVLHLAAQGLKVATAESCTGGLIAKRITDVPGSSGVFEFGWVTYADRAKEKMLGVPEDVLKLHGAVSEPVAKAMAEGALDRSGADVAVAVSGIAGPGGGTPEKPVGTVWLAWAFRGGETRTEMMLYPRDRDSFRRMVSQKALAGLLDARRREGVTE